Proteins encoded within one genomic window of Gallaecimonas pentaromativorans:
- a CDS encoding response regulator transcription factor, with protein MKLLLLEDDQALGQTLQRVLTRKGFEVRHLSHCEPLLCEAQAFGPQVVLLDLKLGATTSLPFIEPLRSLLPQARILVITGYAAIASAVAAIKAGADDYLPKPLDMASLLAAIGGEQRLGAEAAPLPPARLEWEHIQKVLADNDGNVSATARSLGMHRRTLQRKLAKHPVACEPDNGAHSS; from the coding sequence ATGAAACTGCTGCTGCTAGAAGACGACCAGGCGCTGGGCCAAACCTTGCAGCGGGTCCTTACCCGCAAAGGCTTTGAGGTGCGCCACCTTAGCCACTGCGAGCCGCTGCTTTGTGAGGCGCAGGCCTTTGGCCCGCAAGTGGTGCTGCTGGATTTAAAGCTTGGCGCCACCACCAGTTTGCCTTTTATCGAGCCGCTGCGCTCGCTGCTGCCGCAGGCGCGCATTCTGGTGATAACCGGCTACGCCGCCATTGCCTCGGCGGTGGCGGCCATCAAGGCCGGGGCTGACGATTATCTCCCCAAGCCCTTGGACATGGCCTCCTTGTTGGCAGCCATCGGTGGCGAGCAGCGGCTTGGCGCCGAGGCGGCGCCGCTGCCGCCGGCCAGGCTTGAGTGGGAGCATATCCAAAAGGTGCTGGCCGACAACGACGGCAACGTCTCCGCCACCGCACGCTCCCTTGGCATGCACCGGCGCACACTACAACGTAAACTGGCCAAGCATCCGGTCGCCTGCGAGCCGGACAACGGCGCACATTCATCATAG
- a CDS encoding cytochrome b/b6 domain-containing protein: MVKVWDSFIRGFHWGQLLLLIGCWWSAEAGEMVWHQWLAMTLLAFWLIRILWGFVGSASARFSHFVVSPAKAFAYGRALARGQAPATAGHNPLGGWMVLVLLAVVGIQLGSGLFASDEIFTEGPLSHLVSSETATWLTRLHHLNFDFIVWLGLAHLLAVILHCAKGERLVPAMFTGRKRGIDGPSQVRASWPAWFCFLLLWGLLYWSWGSGL; this comes from the coding sequence ATGGTCAAGGTTTGGGACAGCTTTATCCGAGGCTTTCACTGGGGGCAGTTGCTGCTGCTTATCGGCTGTTGGTGGAGCGCCGAGGCAGGGGAAATGGTGTGGCACCAATGGCTGGCCATGACCCTGCTGGCGTTCTGGCTGATCCGCATCCTGTGGGGTTTTGTGGGCTCGGCCAGCGCCAGGTTTAGCCACTTTGTGGTGTCGCCAGCCAAGGCCTTTGCCTATGGCCGCGCCCTGGCCCGTGGCCAGGCGCCAGCAACGGCGGGCCACAATCCGCTGGGCGGCTGGATGGTGCTGGTATTGCTTGCGGTGGTGGGCATTCAGCTTGGCAGCGGGCTTTTTGCCAGTGACGAAATCTTCACCGAAGGGCCGCTCAGCCATTTAGTGAGCAGCGAAACCGCCACCTGGCTGACCCGCCTGCATCATCTGAATTTTGATTTTATCGTCTGGCTGGGCCTTGCCCACCTGCTGGCGGTTATTTTGCACTGCGCCAAGGGCGAGCGGCTGGTACCGGCCATGTTTACCGGCCGCAAACGGGGCATTGACGGCCCCAGCCAGGTGCGGGCTAGCTGGCCGGCCTGGTTTTGTTTCTTGCTGCTTTGGGGGCTGTTGTACTGGAGTTGGGGCAGCGGCCTTTAA
- a CDS encoding diguanylate cyclase domain-containing protein, producing the protein MRQRDLQLSRLTYLGTVAIFLVAVGTVEIFHHLISINRQADARARVTNELINLRTRIEAHSNAAIYLVRGLAAYLQAYPDATREQIDPVIKNIYIDGKSIRSIAVAPDLVVRMVYPLKGNEKVLNVDFRKVPEQWPYVEKAVALKETVLDGPVTLIQGGRGLINRTPVFVKDGKLWGIISVVLDIDKLLAASQVTAEPANLHLYLYNPSKQNKGFIFGDPKVLEGPQYISLPLYLHNETWMLAATAQPPKGLWWLQLTRVIGWLASMVFAGMFFTIIREHSRNKILVNTDSLTGLPNRRAFYQKLNDNLGQYRKSGQPFGIVYLDLNGFKEINDNHGHETGDDVLVMVARRLQEVSRPSDQYYRLGGDEFVGVLDGIKDREQADAIAKRLLEAVNRDMHLDNSLVLRISTALGYSFPSPGDDIDTLLTRADKHMYQDKHRDSEPDHTI; encoded by the coding sequence ATGCGACAGCGCGACCTACAGCTCTCCCGCCTGACCTACTTGGGCACTGTTGCGATCTTCTTGGTGGCTGTCGGTACCGTTGAGATATTCCACCACCTGATCTCCATTAATCGCCAGGCCGACGCCAGGGCCCGGGTCACCAACGAGCTTATAAACCTTCGCACCCGTATCGAAGCCCACAGCAACGCCGCCATTTACCTGGTGCGAGGCCTTGCCGCCTACCTGCAGGCCTACCCCGACGCGACTCGCGAGCAAATCGACCCGGTCATTAAGAACATCTATATCGACGGCAAAAGCATTCGCAGTATTGCGGTGGCGCCAGATTTGGTGGTGCGGATGGTCTACCCCCTCAAGGGCAACGAGAAGGTTCTCAATGTGGATTTTCGCAAGGTACCCGAGCAGTGGCCCTATGTGGAAAAGGCCGTAGCGCTCAAAGAAACGGTATTGGACGGGCCGGTGACACTTATCCAGGGCGGCCGGGGGCTCATTAACCGCACCCCGGTATTTGTCAAAGACGGCAAGTTGTGGGGGATTATCAGTGTGGTGCTGGATATCGACAAATTGCTGGCTGCATCCCAGGTCACCGCTGAGCCTGCCAACCTGCATCTTTACCTTTACAACCCGTCCAAGCAGAACAAGGGCTTTATCTTTGGCGACCCCAAAGTGCTGGAGGGCCCGCAATACATCAGCCTGCCCCTGTACCTGCACAACGAAACCTGGATGCTGGCCGCCACCGCCCAGCCACCCAAGGGGCTTTGGTGGCTACAGCTGACCCGGGTGATAGGCTGGCTGGCATCCATGGTGTTTGCCGGCATGTTTTTCACCATCATCCGCGAACACAGCCGCAACAAGATATTGGTCAATACCGACAGTCTCACCGGGCTGCCCAACCGCCGCGCCTTTTACCAAAAGCTCAATGACAACCTCGGCCAATACCGCAAAAGCGGCCAGCCGTTTGGTATTGTCTATCTCGACCTCAACGGCTTTAAAGAGATCAACGACAACCACGGCCACGAAACCGGCGACGACGTGTTAGTGATGGTGGCAAGGCGCCTGCAGGAAGTGTCACGCCCCAGCGACCAGTACTATAGGTTGGGCGGGGATGAGTTCGTCGGGGTGCTGGACGGCATCAAAGACCGTGAGCAAGCCGATGCCATTGCAAAGCGGCTGCTAGAAGCGGTTAACCGCGATATGCACTTGGATAACAGCTTGGTGCTGCGCATCTCAACGGCCCTGGGTTACAGCTTCCCAAGCCCGGGGGATGACATCGATACCCTGCTGACCCGCGCCGACAAGCACATGTATCAAGACAAGCACCGCGACAGCGAGCCTGATCACACCATTTAA
- a CDS encoding ATP-binding protein codes for MNLPLSYSLIPVPRPLCITLTLLMALLIFSLDYFTHFDMAMATLYVIVVAMAANFASRLGLIAIIFGCLGLAWLGFMLGSGNPLHFVISLVAIIATGLLVGRSRNAFRELERQASLLELTHDAIFVRGLDDKIQYWNSGAEELYGFGRQQAQGRVSHELLNTGAEQSVAPITSELMRTGRWKGELVQQRADGAWLTVSSRWALLRDSRGRPLAILESNNDITERKKAEASLKEQERSKRVALATIPALVWISRSDMSLDYVNAHWQAQGFGESAKTLGWCQLLHPDDTAQWDAKWQLAWQSQKQGLEVEARLRLNDGSYRWFLHRALPIYGDDGEVARWYGTSIDIQERKSAQEALIKAQAELAHTSRVLSLGELAASIAHEVNQPITTVVTHGEALQLWLRRPELATEEIKAGVAAMVAEGRRAGEIIRRLRDMARNSQAQHGPLQCAALAEEVLAMVRHELERKKVRLSLEASSSLPQIAGDRVQLQQVLLNLILNAIQAMAQVPEEARHLRLDISESGQSLTFSVTDSGMGIPPGQHQQLFNAFYTTREEGMGMGLSICRSIIEAHDGQIWAETPASGGARFSFTLPVAAETALVADHAPL; via the coding sequence ATGAATCTTCCGTTGTCTTACAGTTTGATCCCGGTTCCTAGGCCGCTGTGCATCACGCTGACCCTGCTGATGGCCTTGCTGATTTTCAGCCTCGATTACTTCACCCATTTCGATATGGCCATGGCCACCCTGTATGTGATTGTGGTGGCCATGGCCGCCAACTTTGCCAGTCGCCTGGGGCTTATCGCCATCATCTTCGGCTGTTTGGGCCTGGCCTGGCTGGGGTTCATGTTGGGCTCGGGCAACCCGCTCCATTTTGTTATCAGCCTGGTTGCCATTATTGCCACCGGCCTCTTGGTGGGGCGCAGTCGCAACGCCTTTCGGGAGCTTGAGCGCCAGGCAAGCCTGCTGGAACTGACTCACGACGCCATCTTTGTACGCGGCCTTGACGACAAAATTCAGTATTGGAATAGCGGCGCCGAAGAGCTCTACGGTTTTGGCCGCCAGCAGGCCCAGGGCCGGGTTAGCCACGAGCTTCTTAACACCGGCGCCGAGCAGTCTGTTGCTCCCATCACCAGCGAACTGATGCGCACTGGCCGCTGGAAGGGCGAGCTGGTTCAGCAGCGCGCCGACGGCGCCTGGCTGACCGTTTCCAGCCGCTGGGCGCTACTGCGCGACAGCCGCGGCCGGCCCCTGGCGATACTGGAGAGCAACAACGACATCACCGAACGCAAAAAGGCCGAGGCCAGCCTCAAAGAGCAAGAACGCAGCAAGCGGGTTGCCCTGGCTACTATCCCGGCGCTGGTGTGGATAAGCCGCTCCGATATGTCTCTCGACTACGTTAATGCTCACTGGCAGGCGCAGGGGTTTGGGGAGTCGGCCAAGACGCTTGGCTGGTGCCAATTGCTCCACCCCGACGACACCGCCCAGTGGGACGCCAAATGGCAACTGGCCTGGCAGTCTCAAAAGCAGGGTTTGGAAGTGGAGGCCCGGTTGCGGCTGAATGACGGCAGCTACCGCTGGTTTTTACACCGCGCCTTGCCGATTTACGGTGACGACGGCGAGGTGGCCCGCTGGTACGGCACCAGCATCGACATTCAGGAGCGTAAAAGTGCGCAGGAAGCCCTTATCAAGGCCCAGGCCGAGCTGGCCCATACCAGCCGGGTGTTAAGCCTCGGGGAGTTGGCGGCTTCCATTGCCCATGAAGTGAATCAGCCGATCACCACTGTGGTTACCCATGGCGAGGCGCTCCAGCTTTGGTTAAGACGGCCCGAGCTTGCCACCGAAGAAATTAAAGCCGGTGTCGCCGCCATGGTGGCCGAAGGGCGACGGGCCGGGGAGATCATCCGCCGGCTGCGGGACATGGCCCGTAACAGCCAGGCCCAGCACGGCCCTTTGCAATGTGCGGCGCTGGCCGAGGAGGTGCTGGCCATGGTGCGCCACGAGCTGGAGCGAAAAAAGGTGCGCCTAAGCCTTGAGGCCAGCTCTTCTTTGCCGCAAATCGCTGGCGACAGGGTGCAGTTGCAGCAGGTGCTGCTGAACCTCATCTTGAATGCCATTCAGGCCATGGCCCAGGTGCCTGAAGAGGCCCGCCACTTGCGCCTTGATATCAGTGAATCAGGCCAGAGCCTGACCTTCAGCGTTACCGATTCAGGCATGGGCATACCGCCCGGCCAGCATCAGCAGCTGTTCAACGCCTTCTATACCACCCGCGAAGAAGGCATGGGCATGGGGCTTTCCATTTGCCGCTCCATCATTGAAGCCCACGACGGGCAGATCTGGGCAGAAACGCCGGCAAGTGGCGGCGCCCGCTTTAGCTTTACCCTGCCGGTGGCCGCCGAAACTGCCCTGGTGGCTGACCATGCACCTCTTTAA
- a CDS encoding AraC family transcriptional regulator yields the protein MDNLSHLVQLLAPQCSVDLHCRFAGQWQADHPQLVLGVIPYHLILRGSAVLELDGKRLTLSSGDIVLLPRASAHQLKSLTTQGQMAPLLTRQSGALTALERQGDGPLLEMLCGEFKIGRHGALLFGQQPPWLHIATQQRDDCQELGALVRMMARESQANAPGGAAIVTELSAALFTLVLRALLAEQHTEPGWLKLMANSRIAGAISAVLAEPQAPWTLQTMAERCHLSRASFARHFAASYHLTPQQWLTQVRMTLAARLLLEQPHGIGLIAEQCGYLSQAAFSRAFKEVHGQPPGQFRRPPAG from the coding sequence ATGGATAACCTCAGCCACCTTGTGCAGCTACTGGCGCCCCAATGCAGTGTCGACCTCCATTGCCGCTTTGCCGGCCAATGGCAGGCAGACCACCCGCAGCTGGTTCTGGGGGTGATCCCCTATCACTTGATTTTGCGCGGCAGCGCCGTGCTGGAGCTGGACGGCAAGCGCCTTACCTTATCGAGCGGCGACATCGTGCTGTTGCCAAGGGCCAGCGCCCACCAGCTAAAAAGCCTTACCACCCAAGGCCAGATGGCGCCGCTACTGACCCGCCAGAGCGGCGCGTTAACCGCCCTTGAGCGCCAAGGCGACGGGCCGCTGTTAGAGATGCTGTGCGGGGAATTCAAGATAGGCCGCCATGGCGCTTTGCTGTTTGGCCAGCAGCCGCCCTGGCTGCACATTGCCACCCAGCAGCGTGATGATTGCCAGGAGCTGGGCGCTCTGGTGCGGATGATGGCAAGAGAAAGCCAGGCCAATGCCCCCGGCGGCGCGGCCATTGTAACCGAGCTGTCGGCCGCGCTCTTTACCTTGGTACTGCGCGCGCTGTTGGCCGAGCAGCACACCGAACCGGGCTGGCTGAAACTGATGGCCAACAGCCGCATCGCCGGGGCCATTAGCGCCGTACTGGCCGAGCCCCAGGCTCCCTGGACCTTGCAAACCATGGCCGAGCGCTGCCATTTATCCCGGGCCAGCTTTGCCCGGCACTTTGCCGCCAGCTACCACCTTACGCCCCAACAATGGCTCACCCAGGTGCGCATGACCTTAGCCGCGAGGTTGCTGCTGGAGCAGCCCCACGGCATCGGCCTTATTGCCGAGCAATGCGGTTATTTGTCACAGGCCGCCTTTAGCCGGGCCTTTAAAGAGGTGCATGGTCAGCCACCAGGGCAGTTTCGGCGGCCACCGGCAGGGTAA
- a CDS encoding carboxymuconolactone decarboxylase family protein: MSRLQTLPVTEATGQTAELFAAIKGAVGKVPNAYAVIGSNAPAVLAQALAHNAALKKGSLNAKQLEAINLAVSEVSGCDYCLAAHTLAAKGAGFSAEQIQALRHGIYQDDAAIDALITFARDLVASSGTLAASKVEALKTAGYSDRQIVEAISAISAILFTNMINRVNDTVLDFPKVN; encoded by the coding sequence ATGAGCCGTTTACAGACCCTGCCCGTCACCGAAGCCACTGGCCAAACCGCCGAACTCTTTGCCGCCATCAAAGGCGCCGTGGGCAAAGTGCCCAACGCCTACGCCGTTATCGGCAGCAACGCCCCGGCGGTGCTGGCCCAGGCCCTGGCCCATAACGCCGCCTTGAAAAAGGGCAGCCTGAACGCCAAGCAGCTGGAAGCCATCAACCTGGCGGTGAGCGAAGTGAGCGGCTGTGATTACTGCCTGGCAGCCCACACCCTGGCCGCCAAAGGCGCGGGCTTTAGCGCCGAGCAAATTCAGGCGCTGCGCCACGGTATCTACCAGGACGATGCCGCCATCGACGCCCTTATCACCTTTGCCCGCGATCTGGTGGCAAGCAGCGGCACCCTGGCCGCCAGCAAGGTCGAAGCGCTTAAAACCGCTGGTTACAGCGACCGCCAGATAGTCGAGGCCATCAGTGCCATCAGCGCCATCCTCTTTACCAACATGATTAACAGGGTCAACGACACCGTGCTGGACTTTCCCAAGGTGAACTAA
- the dkgB gene encoding 2,5-didehydrogluconate reductase DkgB, with protein MRIPAFGVGTFRLQGQVVIDSVRTALELGYRAIDTAQIYGNEAEVGQAIAESGVPRDALFITTKIWVDNYHPDKLIPSLKESLNKLRTEQVDLTLIHWPAPSNGVALADYMAALNEAKAQGLTRQIGVSNFNIAQLKEAMAVVGKDAIATNQIELSPYLQNRSVTAFMKDAGIQVTSYMTLAYGKVLADPVLADIAKRHQATPAQVALAWAMQLGYSVIPSSTKRENLASNLLAQQLVLSAEDMVKIAELERNGREVDPKGLAPDWD; from the coding sequence ATGCGCATTCCCGCCTTTGGCGTTGGCACCTTCCGCCTGCAAGGCCAGGTTGTCATTGATTCAGTACGCACCGCGCTGGAGCTTGGCTACCGCGCCATCGACACCGCCCAGATTTACGGTAACGAGGCCGAGGTCGGCCAGGCCATCGCCGAGAGCGGCGTGCCCCGCGACGCGCTTTTTATCACCACCAAGATTTGGGTAGACAACTACCACCCGGACAAGCTGATCCCAAGCCTCAAGGAGAGCCTTAACAAACTGCGCACCGAGCAAGTGGACCTGACCCTCATCCACTGGCCGGCGCCCAGTAACGGCGTGGCTCTGGCCGACTACATGGCGGCGCTCAATGAGGCCAAGGCCCAGGGCCTTACCCGCCAGATTGGCGTGTCCAACTTCAACATTGCCCAGCTCAAAGAGGCCATGGCGGTGGTGGGTAAAGACGCCATCGCCACCAACCAGATTGAGCTCAGCCCCTACCTGCAAAACCGCAGCGTCACCGCCTTTATGAAAGACGCGGGCATCCAGGTGACCTCTTACATGACACTGGCTTACGGCAAGGTATTGGCAGACCCGGTGCTGGCTGACATCGCCAAGCGCCACCAGGCCACCCCGGCCCAGGTAGCCCTGGCCTGGGCCATGCAGCTGGGTTACTCGGTGATCCCTTCTTCTACCAAACGGGAGAATCTGGCCAGTAACCTGCTGGCCCAACAGCTGGTGCTAAGCGCAGAAGATATGGTGAAGATTGCCGAACTGGAGCGAAACGGCCGCGAAGTTGACCCTAAAGGCTTGGCCCCGGACTGGGATTAA
- a CDS encoding LysR family transcriptional regulator: MKATLDEMQVFIAVVDCGSISAAAERLEQTVSATSRTLARLEEKLGTTLLRRTTRRLSLTEEGRDYLARVRDIISSVQASEEMLAIRRSKPAGLLRVDAATPFMLHVIAPLVAGYRRQYPEVELELNSNEGIIDLLERRTDVAIRIGELKDSTLHAKAIGQSQVRILASPDYLAKAGTPRQVSELAGHPLLGFSQPEHLNDWPLLDARGQRLHVRPAIRASSGETVRQLALNGGGICCLSDFMTANDRKAGRLVSLFDTQTLSQRQSINAVYYRNTAVSARISSFIAYLAGAIGERGFD, from the coding sequence ATGAAGGCGACCCTCGACGAGATGCAAGTGTTTATTGCGGTGGTGGACTGCGGTTCTATCAGCGCAGCCGCCGAGCGGCTCGAGCAGACCGTCTCGGCCACCAGCCGCACCCTGGCGCGGCTTGAAGAAAAGCTCGGCACCACCTTGCTGCGCCGCACCACCCGGCGGCTGTCGTTAACCGAGGAAGGGCGGGATTACCTGGCCCGGGTGCGCGACATCATCAGCTCGGTGCAGGCCAGTGAAGAGATGCTGGCCATTAGGCGCAGCAAACCGGCCGGCCTGCTGCGGGTGGATGCCGCCACCCCCTTCATGCTGCATGTGATAGCGCCGCTGGTGGCCGGGTATCGCCGCCAGTACCCCGAGGTGGAGCTGGAGCTTAACAGCAACGAGGGCATTATCGACTTGCTGGAGCGGCGCACCGACGTGGCCATTCGCATTGGCGAGCTCAAAGACTCCACCTTGCACGCCAAAGCCATAGGCCAGAGCCAGGTGCGGATACTGGCCAGCCCCGACTACCTGGCAAAGGCCGGTACGCCGCGGCAGGTGAGTGAGCTTGCCGGGCACCCTTTGCTGGGCTTTAGCCAGCCCGAGCACCTTAACGACTGGCCGCTGCTGGACGCGCGCGGCCAGCGCCTGCACGTGCGCCCGGCCATTCGCGCCTCAAGCGGCGAAACGGTGCGGCAACTGGCACTCAATGGCGGCGGTATCTGCTGTTTGTCGGATTTTATGACCGCAAACGACCGTAAAGCCGGGCGCCTGGTGAGCCTGTTTGACACGCAGACCCTCAGCCAGCGCCAGAGCATTAACGCCGTGTACTATCGCAACACGGCGGTGTCGGCGCGGATAAGTTCTTTTATCGCCTACCTGGCCGGCGCCATTGGCGAGCGAGGCTTTGATTAA
- a CDS encoding YkgJ family cysteine cluster protein — protein sequence MNCREHCGACCTAPSITSPIPGMPDGKPANVPCVQLDEQFRCKIFGKPERPAFCAGLKPSHEMCGDSRSQAMKWLGDLEIATRPL from the coding sequence ATGAATTGTCGTGAACACTGCGGGGCCTGCTGCACTGCGCCGTCCATCACCAGCCCCATCCCCGGCATGCCAGACGGCAAGCCCGCCAACGTACCCTGCGTGCAGCTCGATGAGCAGTTTCGCTGCAAGATTTTCGGCAAGCCCGAGCGCCCGGCCTTTTGCGCCGGCCTCAAACCCTCCCATGAAATGTGCGGCGACAGCCGCAGTCAGGCCATGAAGTGGCTTGGGGATCTTGAAATAGCCACCCGCCCGCTTTAA
- a CDS encoding branched-chain amino acid aminotransferase — protein MTRQPSPSLVIEPTANPTSAEARQALLANPVFGKVFTDHMVTVQHSNERGWYDAKLAAREDFVFSPGTTVLHYGLEIFEGLKAYRQAGGGVALFRPDANARRFANSARRLAMAPLPEDLFIEAVKAISDLDRDWIPEQDGASLYLRPFMLAADATLGLKPADQCLFSVIASPVAAYFKGGAAAVSLWVSDHFTRAAPGGTGDVKCGGNYAAAMVAQLEAGRQGCDQVVFLDAVERQWVEELGGMNVFFVFDDGSIQTPPLTGTILPGITRDSIIQLAMDKGLTVREERYSIDQWQQDAQSGRLVEAFACGTAAVVTPIGKVTGNRHDFTIGNGEGGEVTAMLKTALLDIQYGRSEDPHGWMVQLG, from the coding sequence ATGACCCGCCAGCCGTCACCGAGCCTTGTTATCGAGCCTACCGCCAACCCCACTTCTGCCGAGGCACGCCAGGCGCTGCTCGCCAACCCGGTGTTTGGCAAGGTCTTTACCGACCACATGGTGACGGTGCAGCACAGCAACGAGCGCGGCTGGTATGACGCCAAGCTGGCGGCGCGTGAAGACTTTGTCTTTTCTCCCGGTACCACGGTACTGCACTACGGCCTGGAGATTTTTGAAGGCCTCAAGGCATACCGCCAGGCCGGTGGCGGCGTGGCGCTGTTTCGCCCCGACGCCAACGCCCGCCGCTTTGCCAACTCGGCCCGGCGCCTGGCCATGGCGCCGCTGCCCGAAGACTTGTTTATCGAAGCGGTAAAGGCCATCAGCGACCTTGACCGCGACTGGATCCCTGAGCAAGACGGCGCCTCGTTGTACCTGCGCCCCTTTATGCTGGCGGCCGACGCCACCTTGGGCCTGAAACCGGCCGACCAGTGCTTGTTCAGCGTTATTGCCTCGCCGGTAGCGGCTTACTTTAAAGGCGGCGCCGCGGCGGTATCGCTGTGGGTTTCTGATCATTTCACCCGCGCCGCCCCCGGCGGCACCGGCGATGTTAAATGCGGCGGTAACTACGCGGCAGCCATGGTGGCGCAGCTCGAAGCGGGCCGCCAGGGCTGCGACCAGGTGGTGTTCCTCGACGCCGTAGAGCGCCAATGGGTGGAAGAGCTGGGGGGCATGAACGTCTTTTTCGTGTTTGACGACGGTTCTATCCAAACCCCGCCGCTCACCGGTACCATCTTGCCCGGTATTACCCGCGACTCCATCATCCAACTGGCCATGGACAAGGGCCTGACGGTGCGCGAAGAGCGCTACTCCATCGACCAATGGCAGCAAGACGCCCAAAGCGGCCGCCTGGTAGAAGCCTTTGCCTGCGGCACCGCCGCAGTGGTTACCCCCATCGGCAAGGTGACCGGCAACCGCCACGATTTCACCATCGGCAACGGCGAAGGCGGCGAAGTGACCGCCATGCTCAAAACGGCGCTGCTGGACATCCAATACGGCCGCAGCGAAGACCCCCACGGCTGGATGGTGCAGCTCGGCTAA